The proteins below are encoded in one region of Sulfolobus sp. A20:
- a CDS encoding amidohydrolase, whose translation MEIRNNTYTLKKCKYIVNYDSIIEDSNIVIQDGKIKEVGNYSEGDEIECNQYIVIPGLVNAHTHTPMIVLRGYYDDAELTLWLEKMWDFEKEFKQSWMDLASELAIIEMLSKGTTAFVDMYFNPEGIEKLSNMYGIRAAAGYTFLDNLYDPYEIDKKQRMLKKKEMFYPIVNVHSIYANSLNTLKLAKQLAKETDTWIHIHVSETRKEIYEVKKRYGKFPVELLHDYEIDKLSQMVHLGWVASWELNYVYKATHCPTSNMKLATAGFFPFKEMLEKNINITLGTDSAASNNSLDMFREMKNAVLLQRHSYWDASIKAYHAFRSATFEGYKLLGIKGGKIEKDYIADLVLLDKNYLYPLRKDRILSHIVYNAVGEYVKKVIVNGKMVYDEEKAKIFHTRRLELLSLIDQIVP comes from the coding sequence GTGGAGATACGAAATAATACGTATACACTGAAAAAATGTAAGTACATAGTTAATTATGATAGTATAATCGAAGACAGTAATATAGTAATACAAGATGGCAAGATAAAGGAAGTTGGAAATTATTCTGAAGGAGATGAAATCGAATGTAATCAGTATATAGTGATCCCCGGATTAGTTAACGCTCATACCCATACTCCAATGATAGTCTTACGTGGATATTATGACGATGCAGAACTAACATTATGGTTAGAAAAGATGTGGGATTTTGAAAAAGAGTTCAAACAAAGTTGGATGGATTTAGCGTCCGAGCTAGCTATAATTGAAATGCTCTCTAAAGGAACTACAGCGTTTGTTGACATGTACTTTAATCCAGAAGGTATAGAAAAACTTTCTAATATGTATGGAATAAGGGCTGCAGCAGGATATACTTTTTTAGATAATCTTTACGACCCTTATGAAATAGATAAGAAGCAGAGAATGTTAAAGAAAAAAGAAATGTTTTATCCGATAGTTAACGTTCATAGCATTTATGCAAATTCTTTGAACACGTTAAAATTAGCAAAACAGTTAGCTAAGGAAACTGATACCTGGATACACATTCACGTTTCTGAAACAAGAAAGGAGATTTATGAGGTCAAGAAGAGGTATGGAAAGTTCCCAGTAGAACTTCTTCATGATTATGAAATCGATAAATTATCGCAGATGGTTCATTTAGGGTGGGTTGCAAGCTGGGAACTAAATTACGTATATAAGGCTACACATTGTCCGACATCAAATATGAAATTAGCCACTGCTGGATTCTTCCCGTTCAAAGAAATGTTAGAAAAAAATATAAATATAACTCTCGGTACTGATAGCGCAGCTAGTAATAACTCTTTAGATATGTTTAGGGAGATGAAAAATGCAGTATTACTTCAAAGGCATTCGTATTGGGATGCAAGTATAAAAGCATACCACGCTTTTAGGTCGGCTACGTTCGAAGGATACAAGCTTTTAGGAATAAAGGGAGGTAAAATAGAAAAAGATTATATTGCTGATCTAGTATTACTAGACAAGAATTATCTCTATCCATTAAGGAAAGATAGAATACTCTCACATATCGTTTATAATGCTGTTGGAGAATACGTTAAAAAAGTAATAGTGAATGGGAAAATGGTCTATGACGAGGAAAAGGCTAAAATATTCCATACTAGAAGATTAGAGTTACTTTCTCTTATTGACCAAATTGTACCATAA
- a CDS encoding diphthine--ammonia ligase, protein MNVCALYSGGKDSTYALHWAILKGFEISCLITLIPKREDSWMFQYPNVNYTRYQADAMGFKLLVFETTGQRDIELQDLKRAFLEAKKLGAQGIVSGALLSDYQRLNISIIAEEVGLKTYNPIWRKNQEEYMRWLIKEGYKFIITSASAYGFPFNLLGKIINEEDIENIISASKKYGFNAAFEGGEAETFVVFAPLFKRELKVEGRIKKISEFEWRYEIIRIH, encoded by the coding sequence TTGAATGTGTGCGCATTGTACTCAGGAGGTAAAGATAGCACCTATGCTCTACACTGGGCAATTCTAAAAGGGTTCGAAATTTCATGTTTAATAACCTTAATACCTAAAAGAGAAGACTCTTGGATGTTTCAGTATCCTAACGTAAATTATACTAGATATCAAGCTGATGCGATGGGCTTTAAATTATTAGTATTTGAGACTACCGGTCAACGTGATATAGAATTACAAGATCTAAAAAGAGCTTTTTTGGAAGCAAAGAAGTTAGGGGCACAAGGCATAGTGAGTGGGGCATTGTTATCTGACTATCAGAGATTAAATATTAGTATAATCGCTGAAGAGGTCGGCTTAAAAACATACAACCCAATTTGGAGAAAAAATCAAGAGGAATATATGCGATGGCTAATAAAAGAAGGTTATAAATTTATTATCACGTCGGCTTCAGCTTACGGTTTTCCCTTTAACCTCTTAGGAAAAATAATTAATGAGGAAGACATAGAAAATATAATATCTGCGTCAAAAAAATATGGTTTTAATGCTGCTTTTGAGGGAGGTGAAGCTGAGACTTTCGTTGTTTTTGCTCCGTTGTTTAAAAGAGAGTTAAAAGTTGAAGGTAGGATAAAGAAGATAAGTGAGTTTGAGTGGAGATACGAAATAATACGTATACACTGA
- a CDS encoding molybdenum cofactor guanylyltransferase: MSYNYYYDTIILAGGLSKRFGIDKCSFEINSKTMLDRVIDQFPDPIVVSRTNRVISKGIIVVEDGDYMGPIKGIRAGLKYVKERKVFITGCDFPFITVNIADYLCSKNGYDIVMVVDEKPQPLLACYSTAFLERNLSKVKKLTELLTLSHSTYLAGSQEIIRADPFLYSTINVNSIVDLVLRPRRIKSLSRLIVNNLL; the protein is encoded by the coding sequence TTGAGTTACAACTATTATTATGACACGATAATCTTAGCTGGAGGTTTATCTAAAAGATTTGGTATAGACAAATGTTCCTTTGAAATAAACTCTAAGACTATGCTTGATAGGGTAATTGATCAATTTCCAGACCCCATCGTGGTTTCTAGAACTAATAGAGTCATCTCTAAAGGTATAATAGTAGTAGAAGATGGAGACTATATGGGACCTATAAAGGGAATAAGAGCTGGTTTAAAATATGTTAAGGAGAGGAAAGTGTTTATCACCGGCTGTGATTTCCCTTTTATAACTGTCAATATAGCTGATTACCTATGTAGCAAAAACGGTTACGATATTGTTATGGTAGTTGACGAAAAACCTCAACCACTTTTGGCTTGTTACTCAACTGCTTTTCTAGAGCGTAACTTATCTAAAGTAAAGAAATTAACAGAATTACTTACCTTATCCCATTCCACATATTTAGCAGGTAGTCAAGAGATCATTAGAGCTGATCCATTTTTATACTCAACAATTAACGTTAATTCTATTGTGGATCTCGTTTTAAGACCTAGAAGAATAAAATCTTTATCAAGATTAATTGTAAATAATCTACTTTAA
- a CDS encoding molybdopterin molybdotransferase MoeA: MTLITLEDARKIIDSTSFNVTPKECEVNISDAIGKIVVSEIRAIKSIPERSLSAMDGYAIKFNDYLKYGKFKVVGKIYPFDTTERKLSDGEAYYVTTGAPLPINADTVIPIENSKLEDDYVVFKGEVKKGKNVRERGEDVNENEVIITKGEEIKPYHLGLLIQQGIFRVKVSNLNFSIFANGNEITDFRNPESHKIPDSISPIIIKLLEKFGSVNYLGVAKDDLNDVSQMIENAIDKSDVLISIGGSSVGEKDFVKRAVNKLGEILFEGVSVNVIKRGSIGKVNGKPIIILPGQVVSAITAFHEFGLSVLSKIINVNLKKYVKSYLADDIFVEHKMDSIYLFRTEGSSAKPLKWGVGLYKELTKANSFGILKRNVMYKKGEEVELQLLL, translated from the coding sequence ATGACATTGATTACACTTGAAGATGCAAGAAAAATTATAGACTCTACAAGCTTTAATGTAACACCAAAAGAATGCGAAGTTAATATTTCAGATGCTATAGGTAAAATTGTAGTTAGTGAGATTAGAGCTATTAAGAGCATACCAGAAAGGTCTCTATCAGCAATGGATGGATATGCGATTAAGTTTAACGATTATCTTAAGTATGGGAAATTTAAGGTTGTAGGGAAGATCTATCCATTTGATACTACAGAAAGAAAATTGTCAGATGGAGAAGCTTACTATGTAACTACTGGAGCACCATTACCAATTAATGCTGATACTGTTATCCCTATAGAAAACTCAAAATTAGAAGATGATTATGTGGTCTTCAAAGGTGAAGTAAAAAAAGGAAAGAACGTGAGAGAAAGAGGTGAGGACGTTAATGAGAACGAAGTTATTATAACAAAAGGTGAGGAGATAAAACCTTATCATTTAGGACTTTTAATTCAGCAAGGCATATTTAGAGTAAAAGTGTCTAATCTCAATTTTTCAATTTTCGCAAACGGTAATGAAATTACAGACTTCAGAAATCCCGAGAGTCATAAAATACCAGATTCAATATCTCCTATTATAATTAAACTCTTAGAAAAATTTGGTAGTGTCAATTATCTAGGAGTTGCTAAAGATGATTTAAACGATGTCTCTCAGATGATAGAAAATGCTATAGATAAATCCGATGTATTAATCTCCATAGGAGGCTCATCAGTAGGTGAGAAGGATTTCGTAAAGAGAGCTGTAAACAAATTAGGAGAGATACTCTTTGAAGGAGTATCAGTAAATGTAATTAAAAGAGGTAGTATTGGTAAGGTAAATGGAAAGCCAATAATTATATTACCTGGACAAGTGGTCTCAGCTATAACTGCATTTCATGAATTTGGTCTCTCCGTATTATCTAAAATAATTAACGTAAATTTAAAAAAATACGTAAAAAGTTATTTAGCTGATGACATATTTGTTGAACACAAAATGGATTCAATTTATCTGTTTCGAACAGAGGGAAGTTCAGCTAAACCTCTTAAGTGGGGAGTTGGACTATACAAAGAGTTGACAAAGGCTAATTCTTTTGGCATATTAAAGAGAAATGTAATGTACAAGAAAGGGGAAGAAGTTGAGTTACAACTATTATTATGA
- the mobB gene encoding molybdopterin-guanine dinucleotide biosynthesis protein B: MVCIFHVVGKKDTGKTSVIEKAIKIIKNKVNYKIAVFKHSHHLLDLAGKDTDRFREAGSDYIVFQEGERQSVLFMPNVLSSSLIDLLPVDIIFIEGFTNLELGKKYFIQSPDEVDEVVNRILSDLEECVRVKGFLHLDENKVEVNSEKPLLLLLYNLLKALGIRNVTLD, translated from the coding sequence ATGGTATGCATATTTCACGTAGTAGGTAAGAAGGATACTGGAAAGACTTCAGTGATAGAAAAAGCGATTAAAATAATTAAAAATAAGGTTAATTATAAAATAGCTGTGTTTAAACATTCTCATCATTTACTTGATTTAGCTGGGAAGGATACTGATAGATTCCGGGAAGCTGGAAGTGATTACATTGTGTTTCAAGAGGGAGAAAGGCAGTCAGTGCTATTTATGCCCAATGTTCTTTCATCTTCTCTGATAGATCTTTTACCAGTAGACATAATATTTATAGAGGGCTTCACGAATTTAGAGCTTGGTAAAAAGTATTTTATACAAAGCCCAGACGAGGTTGATGAGGTAGTAAATAGAATTTTGAGTGATTTAGAAGAATGTGTCAGAGTTAAAGGTTTTCTTCACTTGGATGAAAATAAAGTGGAGGTAAATTCTGAGAAACCTTTATTATTATTACTTTATAACTTATTAAAAGCGTTAGGAATTAGGAATGTCACTCTGGATTAA
- a CDS encoding CBS domain-containing protein has product MSLWIKGSEIISLNPNAYVIDVIYFMKRNNIRRLVISDSSKIIGVFTIDIALKQILENKMEAKMNEIKLKKPVSVKSNDIKNIVTAMLTENSDFVIYTNKYIITERDIISNFNWEKIKEKNWEIARKAIVVEPFTKISTCAEKMLGNSIRHLPVVLDLPLGIVSARDIVYSFESMMSLNSNVEKIMNVNLVVGDAEDYVRDSVEMMLKRKVGSLIVKSKDNKKETLIFTNRDLIRLIDRYIR; this is encoded by the coding sequence ATGTCACTCTGGATTAAGGGCTCGGAGATAATATCTCTTAATCCTAACGCCTACGTGATAGATGTCATTTATTTTATGAAGAGAAATAATATTAGGAGATTAGTAATATCAGACTCATCTAAAATTATTGGTGTTTTTACTATTGATATTGCATTGAAACAAATATTGGAAAATAAGATGGAAGCTAAAATGAATGAAATAAAGTTAAAAAAACCAGTTTCAGTCAAATCAAACGATATAAAGAATATAGTAACAGCAATGTTAACGGAAAACAGCGATTTTGTTATATATACAAACAAATATATAATAACAGAAAGAGATATTATTAGTAATTTCAATTGGGAAAAAATTAAGGAGAAAAATTGGGAAATAGCTAGGAAGGCTATAGTAGTTGAGCCTTTTACTAAGATTTCGACATGTGCAGAAAAGATGCTTGGTAATTCTATACGACATCTACCAGTAGTTTTAGATTTGCCTTTAGGAATAGTTAGCGCTAGAGATATAGTGTATTCCTTTGAAAGTATGATGTCATTGAATTCGAATGTAGAAAAGATCATGAACGTTAATTTAGTTGTGGGAGATGCTGAAGATTATGTAAGAGATAGTGTAGAAATGATGTTGAAAAGAAAAGTGGGAAGCTTGATAGTTAAAAGTAAAGATAATAAAAAAGAAACTTTAATTTTCACTAACAGAGATTTAATAAGGCTAATTGATAGATATATTCGATGA
- a CDS encoding class I SAM-dependent methyltransferase has translation MIFICPIDGSKIDDNLICEKGHKFNLIDNGIYDFLPSNVKIKTDQMLERIIPIYENLWAPLGMFITGRTSYSNFLRNIAEFISGGVVVDVGTGTGKIFDLLKCDRCIGIDISLNFLKYMKKKRKDVIAVRGDASNLPIKSNIADGVSSTLVLHMLPNPHLAIKEISRILKPKGKCGIAVLANVDSLMAKILSKMWKVNLRHYDYYINLLLSNSLQVVQRKEFGPWVIIKCIKAS, from the coding sequence ATGATCTTCATCTGCCCTATTGATGGTAGTAAAATAGATGATAATCTAATTTGCGAGAAAGGACATAAGTTTAATTTAATTGATAACGGGATCTATGATTTTTTACCTAGTAATGTCAAGATAAAAACTGATCAAATGCTAGAAAGGATAATCCCGATTTATGAGAATCTATGGGCTCCATTGGGTATGTTCATAACTGGACGTACATCATACTCTAATTTTCTCAGAAATATAGCTGAGTTCATTAGCGGAGGCGTCGTAGTAGACGTAGGAACTGGCACCGGAAAAATATTTGATCTCTTGAAATGTGATAGGTGCATAGGGATAGATATTTCATTAAATTTCTTAAAATACATGAAGAAAAAGAGAAAAGATGTCATTGCCGTTAGAGGAGATGCAAGTAACTTACCGATAAAATCCAATATAGCCGATGGTGTTTCTTCAACCTTGGTTTTACATATGTTGCCTAATCCTCATCTGGCTATTAAAGAAATTTCAAGAATTCTCAAGCCCAAGGGTAAATGCGGTATAGCTGTTTTAGCTAATGTCGACTCATTAATGGCCAAAATTCTTTCTAAGATGTGGAAAGTCAATCTAAGACATTATGATTATTATATTAATTTATTGTTGTCAAATTCCTTACAAGTGGTTCAAAGAAAAGAGTTTGGACCTTGGGTTATAATTAAGTGTATTAAGGCTTCATGA
- a CDS encoding metal-dependent transcriptional regulator has translation MKGLSEPLENYLKEIYELEEIKGGARVSDLIEIFNISPGTISKALNRLEKLGLIERSSDRKIKLTDEGKKVAERLIKSHRLSERLLTDVLKVDWIRAHELAHRLEHIWPDDIIEKIDEILGHPTTCPHGHPIEGRVKIYGKRLSQLKNGHYKVIMIIREEEWILREVTNFGLKPGIELEVLNNEVNNIIIKVNGEIEKIPKIIAEQVLVSE, from the coding sequence GTGAAAGGACTATCTGAGCCATTAGAAAATTATTTGAAAGAAATATATGAGTTAGAAGAAATTAAAGGTGGAGCTAGAGTATCTGATTTAATTGAAATTTTTAATATTTCTCCCGGAACAATTAGTAAAGCTCTAAATAGGTTAGAAAAATTGGGATTAATAGAGAGAAGTAGTGATAGAAAGATCAAGCTAACGGACGAGGGTAAAAAAGTAGCTGAGAGATTAATAAAATCCCATAGGCTTAGTGAAAGATTGCTTACTGATGTACTTAAGGTTGACTGGATTAGGGCTCATGAGTTAGCTCATAGGCTAGAACACATTTGGCCAGATGATATAATAGAAAAGATTGATGAAATATTAGGTCATCCCACTACTTGCCCTCATGGCCACCCTATTGAGGGCAGAGTAAAGATATATGGGAAGAGACTTTCCCAGTTGAAAAATGGGCATTATAAAGTAATCATGATAATTAGAGAGGAGGAATGGATTTTGAGAGAAGTAACTAATTTTGGTTTAAAGCCCGGGATAGAGCTGGAGGTTCTGAATAATGAAGTGAACAATATAATAATAAAGGTAAATGGTGAAATAGAAAAGATACCTAAAATAATAGCTGAACAGGTGTTAGTTAGTGAATGA
- a CDS encoding glycerate 2-kinase: MTKKLIDKILEYSDPYNALKEKVSVTDNKITVDGESFTFNKPILIAVGKASIPMSKFFVERIHFVDKLIVVPKNAKADNYVIRAGHPLPDENSIKAGEKAIELLNSNDYDLVIFAISGGASAMIETSELSLEELIYINKTLISSGLGINSINIVRKHLSKIKGGKIINYVKNNATVLSFIVSDVPGNDVSSIGSGLTAVDHSTLNDAINILKKLNLHKYINYLTETPKEFKHVVKNFVILDNMSVLKRLSTDLANSLILTSEIRGEAKDVGSFLASIYNSIDSYSLPLKRSSYIILGGEPEVTITGKAGKGGRNGEVCLSFLKYVRKNNSKFELLAFATDGIDGNSEYAGCIVSQDIKLDESEIDKALETHSSYEILEKYNAVIKTGYTNTNVNNIYVLNAP, from the coding sequence GTGACTAAAAAATTAATAGATAAAATCTTAGAGTATTCCGATCCCTATAACGCTTTGAAAGAGAAAGTCTCTGTCACTGATAACAAGATTACTGTAGATGGCGAAAGTTTTACTTTTAATAAACCTATTCTGATCGCAGTAGGTAAAGCTTCTATTCCAATGTCGAAGTTTTTCGTTGAGAGAATTCATTTCGTAGATAAATTAATAGTGGTACCTAAAAACGCTAAAGCTGATAACTACGTTATTAGAGCCGGACATCCATTGCCTGACGAGAATAGTATAAAGGCAGGTGAAAAAGCAATTGAATTATTAAATAGTAATGATTACGATTTGGTAATTTTTGCAATATCAGGTGGTGCTTCAGCCATGATAGAAACCTCAGAGCTAAGTTTAGAAGAACTAATTTATATAAATAAAACTCTTATATCCTCTGGTTTAGGAATAAATTCCATAAATATAGTTAGAAAGCATTTATCTAAAATAAAAGGTGGAAAAATTATAAATTATGTGAAAAATAATGCTACAGTTTTGTCATTTATTGTAAGCGATGTGCCTGGGAATGATGTTAGTAGCATAGGTAGTGGTTTAACCGCTGTTGACCATTCAACCTTAAACGATGCGATAAATATATTAAAGAAATTGAATTTACATAAATATATAAATTATTTAACTGAAACTCCTAAGGAATTCAAACATGTAGTAAAAAATTTTGTAATACTTGATAATATGAGTGTTTTAAAGAGATTAAGTACGGACTTAGCTAATTCTCTAATACTGACCTCTGAAATCAGAGGGGAAGCTAAAGACGTAGGCAGTTTCCTAGCTTCAATTTATAATTCCATAGATAGTTACAGTTTGCCTTTAAAGAGGTCTTCTTACATTATATTAGGAGGAGAACCAGAGGTTACAATAACTGGAAAGGCTGGAAAGGGTGGGAGAAACGGAGAAGTATGTTTATCGTTCCTTAAATATGTAAGAAAAAATAATAGTAAATTCGAATTGTTAGCTTTTGCAACTGATGGTATAGATGGGAATTCTGAGTACGCAGGATGCATAGTTAGTCAAGATATAAAGTTAGACGAGAGTGAGATAGATAAGGCCTTAGAGACCCATTCCAGCTACGAGATTTTAGAAAAATATAATGCAGTAATTAAAACTGGTTACACTAATACGAACGTTAATAATATCTACGTATTGAACGCTCCTTGA
- a CDS encoding NADH-quinone oxidoreductase subunit B yields MPDQTMLIGNLDEVAKKAAKWIIDRKPIKSLIDWGISFSLWPPHFTTSCCGTEFGAYAAARFDAERYGMLPFSSARQSNILIIEGTLSRKMARAARIVYDQMPEPKFVIALGACILEGGIFWNSYNTVLPSDVGIPVDLYVPGCPIRPEAIARAVLMLQKKIRTQGAFNT; encoded by the coding sequence ATGCCAGACCAGACGATGCTAATAGGAAATTTGGATGAAGTGGCTAAGAAAGCTGCGAAATGGATTATAGATAGAAAACCTATCAAATCACTTATTGACTGGGGAATTTCGTTCTCCTTATGGCCTCCACACTTTACTACATCGTGCTGTGGAACTGAGTTTGGAGCTTATGCTGCAGCTAGATTTGATGCAGAAAGATATGGAATGTTACCTTTTTCTTCAGCTAGACAATCTAATATCCTAATTATAGAAGGCACTCTTAGCAGAAAGATGGCTAGAGCTGCAAGAATAGTTTATGATCAAATGCCTGAACCAAAGTTTGTCATAGCATTAGGAGCTTGCATATTAGAAGGAGGAATCTTCTGGAACTCTTATAACACAGTTTTGCCGTCAGATGTTGGAATTCCAGTAGATCTATATGTTCCCGGTTGCCCAATAAGGCCAGAGGCAATAGCTAGAGCTGTTCTAATGTTACAGAAGAAAATAAGAACTCAAGGAGCGTTCAATACGTAG
- a CDS encoding L-threonylcarbamoyladenylate synthase, with protein MTDIIKVDPLYPEIEKIKIAAQVIRSGGTVVFPTETVYGIGANALDSESVKKIFIAKNRPVDNPLIVHISDFNQLFLIAKEVPEKVLKIAKIVWPGPLTFVLKKTDIVPKETTGSLDTVAVRMPAHPVALALIRESEVPIAAPSANLATKPSPTKVEHVIEDLNGRVDIILDGGETFFGVESTVINVTVDPPVLLRPGPFSVEELERFFGKVILPDFIKGTKEAEVALAPGMKYRHYAPKKKLIVVEDVSILASVIEELKAKGYRVALLCTKGICRKFVNKEIQIIELGSEENLYGVAKNLFDCFRKLDTLNADIGIIHGVSERGIGLAIMNRARKASGFSIVFKKEDVWKYVGDRT; from the coding sequence ATGACTGATATAATTAAGGTAGATCCTCTATACCCAGAAATAGAGAAAATAAAAATTGCGGCTCAAGTAATAAGGTCTGGCGGTACTGTAGTTTTTCCTACAGAAACTGTATATGGAATAGGTGCAAATGCATTAGATTCAGAATCTGTAAAGAAAATCTTTATTGCAAAGAATAGACCTGTAGATAATCCTCTTATTGTCCATATATCTGATTTTAATCAACTCTTCCTAATAGCTAAAGAAGTGCCTGAAAAAGTGTTAAAAATCGCTAAGATCGTTTGGCCCGGTCCATTAACGTTTGTATTAAAGAAAACTGATATTGTACCTAAGGAAACTACAGGCAGTCTTGATACTGTGGCAGTAAGGATGCCAGCTCACCCAGTGGCCCTAGCTTTAATAAGGGAGAGTGAAGTACCTATTGCTGCGCCAAGTGCTAACTTGGCGACTAAGCCTAGTCCTACTAAAGTCGAACACGTTATTGAGGACCTTAATGGTAGAGTTGATATTATATTAGATGGAGGTGAAACGTTTTTTGGAGTAGAATCTACTGTGATAAACGTTACCGTAGATCCACCTGTGTTGTTGAGACCTGGGCCCTTTTCAGTTGAGGAACTAGAGAGATTTTTTGGAAAGGTTATTTTGCCTGATTTTATTAAGGGAACAAAAGAGGCTGAAGTTGCATTAGCCCCTGGAATGAAATATAGACATTATGCCCCTAAGAAAAAATTAATAGTGGTTGAAGACGTGAGCATATTAGCATCAGTTATTGAAGAGCTAAAGGCTAAGGGCTATAGGGTAGCTCTTTTATGCACTAAAGGTATTTGCAGGAAGTTTGTTAACAAAGAAATTCAAATTATTGAATTAGGCAGTGAGGAAAACTTATATGGAGTGGCTAAGAATTTATTTGATTGTTTTAGGAAGTTGGACACATTAAATGCTGACATTGGAATAATTCATGGAGTTAGTGAAAGGGGTATAGGACTAGCAATTATGAATAGAGCCAGAAAGGCATCAGGTTTCTCCATAGTTTTCAAGAAGGAGGATGTGTGGAAATATGTTGGTGATAGAACTTAA
- a CDS encoding biotin--[acetyl-CoA-carboxylase] ligase: MLVIELNKVTSTQDFAEAVSNMLYEDFIVIAKEQTKARGRFGRSWYSPPGGLWFTYVKKNFKTENIPLIGVKVAIAIMQIINNFINSKIRWPNDIVVNDKKIAGILIEARTYENIEYCDLFIGVGIDTNLREFPQDIKATSLYLELNKEVNINISDVISEIEKYINLNSKDAIEILNNNLSIKDRVIKIVGDNWEKTCKALFVDFMGRLITECGIFEAEEVYRVDVV, translated from the coding sequence ATGTTGGTGATAGAACTTAATAAGGTAACATCTACTCAAGATTTCGCTGAAGCAGTAAGTAATATGTTATATGAAGACTTCATTGTTATAGCGAAAGAACAGACTAAGGCTAGGGGAAGATTTGGTAGAAGTTGGTATTCACCACCTGGTGGGCTTTGGTTCACCTATGTTAAGAAGAACTTTAAAACCGAAAATATACCTTTGATAGGAGTTAAGGTAGCTATTGCAATCATGCAGATAATTAATAACTTTATCAATTCTAAAATAAGATGGCCTAATGATATAGTGGTAAATGATAAGAAAATAGCGGGAATCTTAATTGAAGCAAGGACTTATGAGAATATTGAATATTGTGACTTATTTATCGGTGTTGGTATTGATACTAATCTGAGGGAATTTCCGCAGGATATTAAGGCTACTTCACTATATCTTGAGCTTAATAAGGAGGTAAATATTAATATAAGTGACGTAATAAGTGAGATAGAAAAATATATAAATCTTAATTCCAAGGACGCAATAGAAATCTTAAATAATAACTTATCGATAAAGGATAGAGTAATAAAGATTGTCGGAGACAATTGGGAAAAAACGTGCAAAGCACTTTTTGTGGATTTCATGGGTAGGCTAATAACCGAATGTGGGATATTTGAGGCAGAGGAAGTATATAGAGTAGATGTAGTTTAA
- a CDS encoding CopG family ribbon-helix-helix protein, giving the protein MNVEKISISLPKELYRELEDFMRTKNIYDRSRIFQIALKNYLDENKEDNDQVYGIINIVYDHELASDSLTGIQHDYNEYIISSLHVHINERVCVEAIAVRGEKSKLVELVNRLSESKGILKARLLISYSYEKA; this is encoded by the coding sequence ATGAATGTTGAGAAAATAAGTATATCATTACCTAAGGAATTATATAGAGAGCTTGAGGATTTTATGAGAACTAAGAATATTTATGATAGGTCAAGGATCTTTCAAATTGCCTTAAAAAACTACCTGGATGAAAATAAGGAGGATAATGACCAAGTATATGGCATTATAAACATAGTTTATGATCATGAGTTAGCTTCAGATTCTCTAACTGGTATTCAACACGACTATAATGAATATATCATTTCATCTCTTCACGTACATATTAATGAAAGGGTATGTGTTGAAGCAATAGCTGTTAGAGGAGAAAAGAGTAAACTTGTAGAGCTAGTCAATCGATTAAGTGAGAGTAAAGGAATTTTAAAAGCTAGGCTATTAATATCTTACTCATATGAAAAAGCTTGA